The DNA region tttctgcCAGCCCTAGAATACTGTATTATTGAATATCAGCACACCtctaaatgaaatgagtgtgtgGTTTATGAACCTTTCCTCATGAAGGGTGAGATCTTGCAGTCCAGGAAAGGGATTGTGACATGGTTGATCAATGTGTTTTGTTTCATGGCATCAAACTGAACTCCTTTAGTTATTTTCTCCTTCTCTTGGACTGACGTGGACAAACCCAGGAAAGAGCACAAGCGGTTCACCTCACGCCCAGTGTCCTGGAAAACACAAGAAACACGCAATACACACTCTTCACATTTCCACAGCTCATCTAACGATCACTCTATAAATTTACATACTTCAGACAAATCCTCAAAGAACATGTAGAGCATGTTGGGATAGCTCCGCTTTTTCTGCCACCATCCGCTGACGTGGTCGAACCAAGAACCGAACACATCTGCAGAGAAAATACAAATCCCCACTCTaggaaatgctgggttatttcaactcaAATTGGGTTAATTTTTGACTAACCAAAACATTGTGTTAAATTTGGTCATActcttataattaaataaaattaacccaGCAGTTGGGTTAGTCCCTATTACACCCAGAAacgggttaaaataacccagaatttaaaaaaaaaatcacacaagacTCAGcgatatattaaataaatcatgaTATTGTGCGTaaatgtgaacattttgagtttactcgattCATTCTCGCATGTAATCCACTTCACTATAGTCGTGGATTCCCATCGTGGGCAGGCCTGTCCTACCTGCTGTCTACCCAGTGAGCTTcgatgctaaatggctaacatggctttaattgagagaatagctgtgtttatgcgctttaggaaggctgaaaacatacagtttactatagtaaatcCTACACTGTGGTATTTTGTGTTGTGAGCTGCTGTAAACTGGCTTACTTACTTACTTTGGCCTTGCATGAATTTGTCTAAATAGCTATCCCAGTCTCCTGGCTCGGGCTGCACCATGTTCATTCGGTCAAAATGGAAATAGGAAACGGCGTTGTCTTTTGCGTTGCGTGCCACATACACAACCTGGATTAAGAGAAAGAAACTATTATGACATGAGGATTTAATCAGGAAAAAtgtttgattcattcagtcattttcctttggcttggtccctttattcatcagggggcgccactgtggaatgaaccaccaacttttccaacatatgatttacgcagtggatgaccttccagctgcaacaagtactgggaaacacccatacacactcattcacacacacacacacacacacacacacacacacacacacacacacacacacaaatgcaatgTGCACATAGCGAATGTgcttggagcacccagaggaaacctacaccaacacggggggaacatgcacactccacacagaactgcccactggcccagccaggacttgaaccagcacccttcttgctgtgaggcaatagtgctaaccactgagccaccgtgtcgcccacataaatatattttcatgtttatatacatttttagatgaCACAATATCAATGTTTGAACTTCAGAAatctatttgtatttttaataatcgCCTATATTTTTTGTGAAAATGGTATTCTTACCCTTGAGTTCTGCTCCCAGAAGGACTTGGGCACGAGCTGGACCGGTAAATGGGTTTTAATGAGTCGAGGAGAAGTGGGTAGATTATCCGCCATTTCTGTCCCTGAAACTGAACACAGTCTTGTTTACTTGCTGACACTTAGCTTACATTTGAATATTGCTACATTTTCATTTCATGAAAATTTTTTTATGTCGATTTAGTCCCTTttattccacagcggaatgaaccgccaacttatccagcaagtttttacgcagcagatgcccttccagccacaacccatctctgggaaacccacgcgaatgcagggagaacatgcaaactccacacagaaacaccaactgagccgaggttcttaccagcgaccttcttgctgtgaggcgacagcactacctactgcgccactgcctcgccgctaatattcaatataataataataattttcccagagatgggttgcggctggaagggcatccgttgcgtaaaaacttgctggataagttggcggttcattccgctgtggaataaAAGGGACTAAATCagcaagaaaattaatgaataataataataatataaatataataatattttattaattcttaTTTTCCTGAAAGTTTTTATATTGTAACATtggaaaaaaaattctgtatttaatttttaaaatgcaactctTTGCttaatatgcataataaaacatttatttgaaaatgatCATTTAATCACACTCTACAAAAATAAATCTCTTACAGAGACTCCTCCCCCTACCCATCAACAGCCAATCGTTGTGTGCACAGTTAATAACCATGATGACATCATCCATAGCCATGAGCTTAACTTCGCCCTCACTCTCAGCTTCCTCAGTCAAGTTTCTCTGCAGGTTTTTTAAGAGGCTAAACACTTCACTCGTAGTGCTAtggcacaatgtttttttttttgacccaaaataattactttattacaTTTGTGACCTACTTTACATTTCTCATTGAAGGTTCTCTCTCAAATTAGCATTTAAAGTAAAGCATAAGCCCAAGAAAATACAATTTGACcagcaaaataaatattacaaaagtaaaggttaaataattaaagaaaagtCATTAATTATCTTAGTCTTGTTAATCAGTCATAGGTTTGGCAGCAAAAACTCAACCTGCACATGTACTGTAAACAACTtatttcatgaccctttaacaacaacaacaacaacaacaccactattatttttatttagataaaaTAAGTTCATTAATAGTGTAGCGGTAAAAAGATTGACTGACTCGTTGAAAACTCCTGAAAGCAGGACTCCAGGAACGGCACTCTCTGAACGATGGGCTGCGAGGTCTGATTCTCATCATTACCGAAATACAGAAGGTCGAGGATATAAGAAACCCATGTAGTTCCTAGCAAAGGAAAGCAAgtttttcatcatttattttcaatttcagaCATTTTGCAAAGATTAAAAAGTAAACAGCAGAGACAGAGATATAAACCAGTTCACACATAAGTGCATCCACAcaccaaataaataaactgaGGCATTTACTCACGTGAGTAAAATATCAGTAGCTTATAGAGTaaatgtagtgtttttgaaccgtACTTGAATGGATTATTTTCACAAGATGGTTATGTTGCATTTACTTGCCTTCACTATCATAAATGGCTCGAAAGTTAGATAAAAAAAACCCAcgtatgtacatttataaagctaTACTTTGTGTTAAATCATATTTgcatcaaataaattattaaacaaatctCTAATTACCGCTAGTGTCCATGGGCGAGAAAGTACATATGACGTTATCTAGGCTAatgtcatagatatatacattattGCATACAGACCAACCCTGCcccactgaaaaaaacagcttaaagcagcctaggctggttttacctggttgaccagcctggttatagaggggttttgaccctttccaggctggtttcctggttttagttggatttagTTGGCCATttaccagcctggaaatggccaaaacacctctgaaaccagcctggttgaccaggttaaaccagccaaccagcctatgctggtttaagctgcttttgtcagcagggtgagcatgcatcaataccgccgccatattggtacagtgcttccagaacaaatgtcattcaaaagcacttagtcaagactaaagccaatgaagatgctggactttagcactgtgtacgggtgtagtaatgagtaggcccacacagaatctgcgtgcagagatttccgcagatttgtagcccatcattaattctgtttatttacttgacaCCTATTATTATTTACACCTTGGTCCCACACAAGGATcccacattcattttaaaggGGCGGTACCCTGTACCAAAATTACCATTCCTTCCAATGGACAACAATAGCGTAGGTCACATCTAATGTAAACATCCATGGGCTAATAATAGCTTTCCAGCTACGTCCGCTGCTGCGATGAGAAAccctacagttgctatggtaacacaacaactatagtattaTAAACAACTGAcccaaccctgctgaaaaacccagcttaaaccagcctaggctggttggctggttttagctggtcgatcagcctggtttaagaggggCTTTGGCCAcctccaggctggtttccagccatttccagcctggtcttagctggtcaggctggaaagtgaccagctaaaaccatttaaaaccagCTTcatcagcctggtttaagctggacatagctggttttggctgggctcccagcctaggctggtcaagctggttttatctggtcatctcccagcctgaccagctaagaccaggctggaaatagctggaaaccagcctggaagtggccaaaacccctcttaaaccagcctggttgaccagctaaaaccaaccaaccatcctaggctggtttaagctggatttttttaccAGTACTGTCATTTTCACAGCAATAGAGTATACTACAATGACACTCAAGTGTATTACGGTATTTATTACAGTTGATACTAGgatgttttaagattttaaagcTCAGTTTGGAAAGTCAGTAGTTCATACTGGGGTTTTTAATGGCGCTATAACCTGCTTTAGGATACGTGGCTATGAGAATGTCGTCAGGTCTGGCTTGAAAGTTTTTCACGTTCTCCCAGTTGTCAGTGAAGAAGCGAGTCAAAAACACTCCCTCGAAATCAAACATGTCCGGACGAATGCATGGCTTCATCTGCAGCGTAGAAACATTCAGTAAACAATCCACACAGAAAACCTCGTACATACATgtaaacaaacatgcaaacagcCATTTTTGCATATAGAACATATATTTTACATCCGTGAAACCAAACATTAATTAACATCTACATGTATTAAAATCTTACACAATCATCATTTACCAACGTTAACAAGCATGCATttgcattaataaaaacattattgttCGAACATGTGCTTCGAAGTTGATTTTAATCTACACACTTTTAAAATTACaacatgtatttaattaatgaattattagcAACTGCATCAAGCTCTTACCAATGTTCTTACAAAAGCTACAGCCACATTACAGTAATACTATATTTAGTGTATTGTCTTTATATTTATCTTACTGCAGCATACAGTGAATTGATAAACTAGTAAGTACTGTGGTATAATTTATAGTAAACTACACTGTGGTGTATTGACTCATAACGTAGTTTATATTTAGTTTGTTCTAGTATTTACACTTCATGTATCCGTCTTTACTATATACTATAGTAAGAGCTGTAAtagctctctaggctagtttttaagaaCAGATGACACTCTAtgttagtttttaacaacagatggcgctctaggctagtttttaaacagcagacggcgctctaggctagtttttaaacagcagatggcgctctaggctagtttttaaacagcagatggcgctctaggctagtttttaaacagcagatggcgctctaggctagtttttaaacagcagacggcgctctaggctagtttttaaagcagatggcgctctaggctagtttttaaacagcagacgccgctctaggcttgtttttaaacagcagacgccgctctaggctagtttttaacagcagatgatgctctaggctagtttttttaaagcagacggcgctctaggctagtttttaaacagcagacggtgctctaggctactttctaacagcagacagcgctttagactagtttttaaacagcagacgacgctctagactagtgtttaacagcagatgacactaCGTTATTTTTCAacaacagacggcgctctagcctagtttttttaaagcagatggcgctctaggctagtttttaaacagcagacgccgctctaggctagttttcaaacagcagacggcgctctaggctagtttttaaagcagatggcgctctaggctagtttttaaacagcagacggcgctctaggctagtttttaacagcagacggcgctctaggctagtttttaacagcagatgacgctctaagctagtttttttaTAGCAGacggcgttctaggctagtttttaaacagcagacggtgctctaggctactttctaacagcagacagcgctttagactagtttttaaacagcagacgacgctctagactagtgtttcaCAGCAGATGACACTACGTTATTTTTTAACAACAgctaacagcagatgacgctctaggctagttttttttaaagcagacggcgctctaggctagttttcaaacagcagatggcgctctaggctactttttaaacagcagacggtgctctaggctagtttttaacagcaggcggtgctctaggctagtttttaacaacagatgtcTTTACTTTATACTCTAGTAAGAGCTGTACTAatgtaataatagtaaaaaaagagCTGCTGTGTGTAAAACACTTTGCTTTATAATGGAGTAAAATCATCTTTTCAGTTAAAACACTGTGTTTGGCTGAGTTTGTGATTGCCTTAAACTGAAAAATCTGGCTTTAAGGGATATGAAGTCTACAATGACCCTCAATAGTCTATTAACAAATGTAGTAATTTACTTTAATAGACTatagttattatattatagttattattattgtagttattAATAGTACAATTACTAAAACAAATGACCACATTGTTGGAATTTACAAAGGTATATATTTACTGCAGTAAAGCTAAAAAAAGCTCTAAAGCATACCATATTTACCACAGAAAATTTACTACATATTCTATAGTAAATATAAcgtaaaattagtattttttttcatatggacAGTTTAGTAAACTCTATAAATTTTCGTTCACTCATTGTAGAAAACATATAGctaattctattattattattataaaacagacTACTCGACACTCACTGAAGCCACGTCAGGGAATTCGTGATCCGTCATGATGAAGGAGACTTTTCTTA from Danio rerio strain Tuebingen ecotype United States chromosome 8, GRCz12tu, whole genome shotgun sequence includes:
- the sult1st4 gene encoding sulfotransferase family 1, cytosolic sulfotransferase 4 isoform X1, producing MTDHEFPDVASMKPCIRPDMFDFEGVFLTRFFTDNWENVKNFQARPDDILIATYPKAGYSAIKNPRTTWVSYILDLLYFGNDENQTSQPIVQRVPFLESCFQEFSTISGTEMADNLPTSPRLIKTHLPVQLVPKSFWEQNSRVVYVARNAKDNAVSYFHFDRMNMVQPEPGDWDSYLDKFMQGQNVFGSWFDHVSGWWQKKRSYPNMLYMFFEDLSEDTGREVNRLCSFLGLSTSVQEKEKITKGVQFDAMKQNTLINHVTIPFLDCKISPFMRKGKVGDWKSHFTVAQNERFDEVYKQKMKNSGVTFRTEI
- the sult1st4 gene encoding sulfotransferase family 1, cytosolic sulfotransferase 4 (The RefSeq protein has 4 substitutions compared to this genomic sequence), whose product is MTDHKFPDVASMKQCIRPDMFDFEGVFLTRFFTDNWENVKNFQARPDDILIATYPKAGTTWVSYILDLLYFGSDENQTSQPIVQRVPFLESCFQEFSTISGTEMADNLPTSPRLIKTHLPVQLVPKSFWEQNSRVVYVARNAKDNAVSYFHFDRMNMVQPDPGDWDSYLDKFMQGQNVFGSWFDHVSGWWQKKRSYPNMLYMFFEDLSEDTGREVNRLCSFLGLSTSVQEKEKITKGVQFDAMKQNTLINHVTIPFLDCKISPFMRKGKVGDWKSHFTVAQNERFDEVYKQKMKNSGVTFRTEI